The Mesorhizobium loti DNA segment GGCCGCCGCGACTTTCCAGCACGCTCCGCAGCCATTCGAACTGCGCCTCGTCCTCGGCATCGTCAAACCCCATCAACAGGCTGTCGAGCCCGATGAGGCGCCAGTTGCCAGTGTCCTCCATCCAGTAATCAGGGCCGACCAGCCGGCGCCAGCGCTCAAGGCGTCCGGCATTGACCGGCTGCAGCGAGCCGGGGAGATGGCCGACATCGTGATTGCCGGGCACCAGCTGCATCGGCGCGGAGATTTCCCGCATCAAATCCATGCAGAAGGCGATGTCGTCGTCCTTGTCGGCACCGTCGACGCTGAGGTCGCCGGTATGGATGACAAGGTCGGCGCCGCTCTGCGCGATCCAGGCGGCGAGCGGCTCCCAATTGCCGTTGAAGTGCGGCTTGGTCGGGCTGAAATGGGTGTCTGTGATCTGAACGATTTTCATGCCGGCTCCACCATGCGAGCCGCGCCCCCAGGCGAGCGGCATCGCATGGGGCTTCCTTAGTGCCGTTCCATGTCACTTCCTTAACAGCCGCTGGGATAAATTGTGCAAATGCGAACAGCTGCCGACGAAGAGTATCAGCGAAGATCGCCGAAGCGCGGAAATTGAAGATATTTCAGACACTTGCTGCTGTTAGTCGGCGCATCGGCCGCGCTCACAATCCTGTGACACGCGACAGAAGTCAGGCTCACTTCACCTCGAATTGCGGATCGACCGGGATCTGCATCGCTGTCACCAGATGGTTGGTCTGGCCAGCGAGCCCGATGATCGACACCAGCTCGCCATGCTGCACGTCGGTCATGCCCTTGGCCCGGGCGGCGGCCGTATGCGAGTGGACACAGTAGGAACAGCCATTGGCTGTCGACACCGCGATGTAGATCATCTCCTTGGTCAGCGGATCGATGGCGCTATCCGCGACCATCACCGCCTTGAGCTGTTCCCACACCCGCTTCAGCGACGCCGGATCATTGGCCAGCCCGCGCCAGAAATTGTTGACGAAATCCGATTTGCGCGTCGCCCTGATGTCATCGAACACGGCCTTGACCGCCGGGATTTTTTCGACCTCGGCGTCGCTGAGGAGTCTTGTGGTGGTCATGGTGTTTTCCTTCGTTGAACCGTAGCGTGAATTGAATCAGGTCCTAAGCAATCTCGGCTAATCCCCTCGCCCGATTCACTTTTTCCAGCGCTGGCGTGGAGATTCAGGTCAGGCCGAGTCGAAAATGGTGGGTTCCGAGAACCGGAGCGGAGCGTACTTTTGGTACGTGAGCTCAGTTCTACTGCGACGCAGTAGAACGGGGAAGCGCAGGAAGCCGCCATTTGGCCTCACCTGAATCTAATGCACCGCCGCGTACATGATCTTCTCCTCCGTCGCCTCCGCCGGCGAAAACTCCTCGACGATACGCCCTTGCCGGCAGACCAAAATCCGATCCGACAGGTTCATGATCTCCGGCAGGTAGGACGAGATGACGACGGCGGCGAGCCCCTCGTCGGCCAGCCGGTTGATGATCTGGTGAATCTCGGCAATGGCGCCGACATCGACGCCGCGCGTCGGCTCGTCGAAGATGACGATGCGCGGCCGCTGCACCAGCCCCTTGCCGATCACCACTTTCTGCTGGTTGCCGCCGGAAAGCTCGACCACGCGGGCATTGTCGTTGATCGCCTTGATGTTCAGCGTCTTTGTCCATTCGGCTGAGAGTGTCCGCATCTCCTGCGCATTGATCACCCAGGCCTTTTCGCGGCCGGCGGCCAAGAGCCCGCCGAACAGGTTCTCGGCAATGCCCATCGTCTCGAAAATCCCTTCGCTCTTGCGATCCTCGGTGACGTAGACGATGCCGTCGGCAACGGCTTCGCTCGGCACGAGATAGCGCACCGGCCTGTCGTCCAGCTCGATCGCGCCACCGCGCAAAAAATCGCGCTTGTAGATGCCGGACACGATCTTGAAGGTCTCGGTGCGGCCGGAGCCGATGAGACCGAACACACCGGTGATCTGGCCCTCGAAGATCGAGAAGGAATTGTTGCGCACGACATTGCTCATCGAAATGTCCTGCACCGACAGCACCTTCTTGCCGGCCTTGCGCAGCCTGGCCTCGTCGCGTTGGCGGTAGATCTGCCCCGACAAAGTGCGACCGACCATGGCGGCGACAATCTTGTCGCGATCGAAGGCCGACGTGTCGTCGGTGATCACCAGCTCGCCGTCGCGCAAAATGGTGATGCGGTCGGCAATGGCAAGCGCCTCTTCCAGCGCGTGGCTGATGAAGACGATCGAGACGCCACCCGCCTTCAGCCTCCGGATCAGCGCGAAGAAGTGGCGCTTTTCCTCCGGCGTCAGCGTCGCCGTCGGCTCGTCGAAGATGATGATCTCAGCATTGTGGTGCACCGCGCGCGCGATCTCGACCATCTGCCGCTTGGCCGCGCCCAGCGTCGCCACCATGGCGTTCGGATCGACCGGGAAATTCAGCGACTGCAGGAACTGCTGTGCTGAAATATACGTGCCGCGCAGCCGGTTGAGGAATTTTTCAGTACCGAGATAGAGGTTCTGCGCCACGGTCATCGACGGCACCAGGCTGGTTTCCTGGAACACCATGGCGATGCCGGCTTCGAGAGCCGCATGCGGCGAGGCGTAGGCGATCTCGCGCCCCTTGTGGAACATCTTGCCGGATGTGGCATCGACCACGCCGGCGATGATCTTGGTCAGGGTCGATTTGCCGGCGCCATTCTCACCGAGCAGCGCGTGGATCTCGCCCTTGCGCAGGTCGAAGCTGACATTCTTGACCGCGGGCACGCCGCGATAGTTTTTGGTGACGTTTTCGAGGCGAACGATCGGTTCCATCAAAAAAAACCTCCCGAAGCGAGGTCGACAGTCAGCACGCAGTCGCCACCCTTGGAAGCAACGAGCAGCCGGCCGCCCTTTTCGGCGACGCTGCAGATGCCGTGGCGCGTGCCGTTGGCGCGGCTGTGCAGGCTGAACTGTGGCTGCATCTTTGCGTCGAGCCTGACCACCAATCCGTAGGACCGGCTCGGCGACCACGGCTTGTGGATGCCCATGGTGCGGATGCCGCCGCATTGCAGCGGTTCCAAAAAACTGCGGTTGGAGGCGAGCGCCGGCGCGATCCAATAGGTCGCCGGCACCTGGTCGATCATGTCCTGGCGGTAGTGCGTCTCCTGCAGCACGAATTCGATCAGCCGGTTGCGCGGCGCGAACAGCGCCAGCCACGCCCCGCCATCCGTGGCCGGCGACAGCCGCGCGGGATAGCCGGGCAGATGCGTCAGCACCGTGGCGCGATTGCCGTCTGCGCCGAAGCGCACCAATTGATGGCGCCAGCTTTCGCTCACCAGAACGCCCTCGCCTGCCGGGTGGAGACCGTTGGGGAACGCGATGTCGCCGGCAACTTTCTGGAATCCGATTGCTCCCGGGCCACATCGCCACAGCGAACCGGACGCGCCCTTCTTCATCAAGTCGGCGGCCCATTGCGATGGCGCGTGCTCAGCCGAACCATTGGCCAGCCAGAGCGTGCCATCATCGGCATAGGCAAGTGCCGTGATGCAACGCACATCCGTCGGCAGCGAAATTTCCTTGCCGGATATCAGCAGCTTGCCGCTTTCGAGCGCCACAGTCAGGTCATCCGATGGCGACAGTGCCAGCGCCGTGATGGGCGACGGAAAGGTCTCGATCACCTTGGGTTCGCTTCCCGCAGCAAGCGCATAGACGGCGTTGCCGCTTGAGGCGAGCAGCCCGCTTCCTGAAACAACCAGATTGTCCGGCTCAGTCAGCTCGGCAAACGCCGGCGCGTCATCGAGTCGCGTGTTGGGCCGGAAAGCGCCGTCGAGCGGCGGGATGGTGACCGCCTTGCCGCGAAACATGTCCAGGATCGGATCGAGGATCATGATTTCGCTCCCCAATAGGAAGCCGGGCTGGTCCAGGTCGGGTTGGCACTTGCTATCTTGTAGCGGCCGATGCGGTTGTTCAGGATGCCGCCGACGAAGAGATATCCCTTGTGCTCGCGCATCGAGGTGACCATAGGATGCGCGCCGCCGGAGAGGTCGCCCATCGCCTCGACAATGCCGCCCTTCTCCGTGAATTTCACCACACCGCCGGTGTTGATGTTGGGAAACAGCCACTCGTCTTGCGGCAGCCGGCGCGTCATGCGCTTGCGCATGTCGGGGTGGCGCAGCGAGAGATCGAAGCTCGGTGTGCGCATGCCGAGCCACGCCATCCAGTAATTGCCGTCCGACGCCCGGTTGATGTTGTCGGGATAGCCCGGCATGTCGCGGATGACGCATTCGGCGGTGCCGGCCTTCGATCCCTCCAGCCAGTAGCGGTGCACCCGGCAGGCCCAGCTTTCGGCGAAGAACAGCGACTTGCCATCATGCGCCATGCACACGCCGTTGGTGTAGCGATAGCCGTCGAGCAGCGTCTTGGTCGAGCCGTCCTTGGGATCATAGACCAGCAGCCGGCCGGTGGCTCGGTTCTCGATCGAATCCAGCGCCCAATCGTGGGCGTCATAGCGCTTGGTCGAATCCGTGAAATAGATGCGCCCGTCCGGCGCGATGTCGCAGTCATTGGGGTCGCCCAGCCGCGCATCGTCGACGATCGAGGTCCAGGAGCGCGACGTCTCCGCCGACAGACGCTTCACCTCGCGCTCCGGCGAGACGGAGTAGAGCCCCATGGCGCCGACGCAGCTGATCAGATTGCCCGATTTGTCAAAGGCCAGACCCAGCGGGAAGCCGCCGATGTGGGCGAACACTTCCGATTTCACATAATCCGGCGCGAAGAAACGCACGATCTCGCCATGGCGCGTGCCGCAATAAAGATGGTCGTCGCGGTCGAGGATGACGTCCTCGGGTCCTTCCAGCTCGCCGAGTCCGATATGGTCGGCAGCCGACAGCCGGTTGTCGAGTGCGTAAGGCGTGCCGGAGCCCGGCACAGCCGACTGTGTCTCGCCCATCTTGAGATAGACCGGCGCGACATAGACCTCGTTCAGCACCTTGTGGCGGTTCTTCAGCCAGCGAATGTCGATGGTCACCGCCACCGCCAGCATGATGCCGAGCACCATCTGATTGGTGCCGGTGCCGTAGCCCAGCCGGATCAGCCCGTTGGTCATGGTCAAGACGATGATGGCGCCCATCAGCCCCTTGATCACCGAGCCGCGCCCGCCGCCGAGGCTGACGCCACCAACCACCGCTGCCGTCAGCGCCATGATTTCCAGGTTGAGGCCCGTGCCCGGCCCTGCCCCGCTCAGCCGGCAAGCGATGAGGAAGCCGCCGATCGAAGCGCAGAAGCCGGAGAAGACATAGGTCATGAACACGGTACGGCGCACGCGGATGCCGGCATTGTGCGCCGAGCGCCGGGAACCGCCGACCGCCAGCACATGCCATCCCGGCCGCGAACGCGTCAGCGCGATATGGGTGACGATGGCGAGGATAATCGCCAACCACACCGAGACCGACAGGCCCCAGAAGGTGCTGTCACCGATGAAATCCAACACATCCGAGGTGGCTGTCGATAGCTGCACATCGGCGGCATAGGTGGTGACGAGGATATCGAACAGCGCCCGGCCGAAGATGAAGGTGACCAGCGTGGTGAGAAAGGCGCGCAAGCGCAAGTAGCCGACGAGATAGCCATTGATGGCGCCGAAGATCAGGCCGGTGGCGAGCGAGGCGGCTAGCGCCAGCCAGATCGACTGTTCGAGGATGAAGAAGACATAGACGGCGGAGAAGCAGGACAGCGCGAAGATCGAGCCGACCGACAGATCGATGCCGCCGCCCAGCATCACCACCGTCATGCCGGTGACGACCATGGAGAATTCGCCGAGCTGGCGGGTCGATTCCTGCAGCGCGTTCAGCTTGAAGAAGCCGGGAATGACCGAGCCGAAAGTCGCCAATGTCACCACCAGCGCCAGGAACGGAATGGCGTTGTCGGTCCAGCGTTTGGTCAGGATCTCGCCGACCAGATGGTCGGGCACGAGATTGTAGCGCCATGACTGGAGGCGTTCACGAAGGGACATGGAAGAACGCCTTGATATGCACGAGGGTGATCAATTCGAACCGCGCCTGGCGAGCGCCAGCGAGAAAGCCGAAGCCAGCAGCGCCCCACCGCAGACCCGCTCCAGCCAGTGCGCATAGCGGGACCGGATGAGCCGTACTCCACGCGCGCCAACCAGCGCATAGCCGATCATGATCGCCAGCTCGGTAACCGAAAACGCCAGCGTCAGGACAGCAAACTGCTGGAGCTGCGGCTGAGCCGGATCGACAAACTGCGGCAGCAACGCCGAGAAAAACAGATAGGCCTTCGGATTGGTGATCGCGACGACCATGCTCCTCAGCCCGATCGCCAGCGCCGACCGCTCCGGATCGGATTGCGTCCGTTGCGCCATGGACGCCAGGGTCTCGCGGGAACGGAGCATCTTGATGCCAAGCCAGGCCAGATAGGCAGCACCGACATATTTCAGCACCGAGAACCAGAATTCCGAGGCGGCCAGAAGCACGCCCAGCCCAGCTGCAACCGCAACGATCAGGATCAGGTCTGAAATCAGCACCCCGACCATGCCAGCGAAGGCGCGACGCATGCCGAAGCGCGAGCCGTTGACAAGCGCCAGGATCACGTCTGGACCGGGAGTCGCAACAGCGACAAATGTCACAGCCACAAAAGCCAGAACGGTGGTGATATGCATGCCGCCTCACACGGTTTGGTGGTCGAGCCGA contains these protein-coding regions:
- a CDS encoding alcohol dehydrogenase; this encodes MTTTRLLSDAEVEKIPAVKAVFDDIRATRKSDFVNNFWRGLANDPASLKRVWEQLKAVMVADSAIDPLTKEMIYIAVSTANGCSYCVHSHTAAARAKGMTDVQHGELVSIIGLAGQTNHLVTAMQIPVDPQFEVK
- a CDS encoding sugar ABC transporter permease — its product is MSLRERLQSWRYNLVPDHLVGEILTKRWTDNAIPFLALVVTLATFGSVIPGFFKLNALQESTRQLGEFSMVVTGMTVVMLGGGIDLSVGSIFALSCFSAVYVFFILEQSIWLALAASLATGLIFGAINGYLVGYLRLRAFLTTLVTFIFGRALFDILVTTYAADVQLSTATSDVLDFIGDSTFWGLSVSVWLAIILAIVTHIALTRSRPGWHVLAVGGSRRSAHNAGIRVRRTVFMTYVFSGFCASIGGFLIACRLSGAGPGTGLNLEIMALTAAVVGGVSLGGGRGSVIKGLMGAIIVLTMTNGLIRLGYGTGTNQMVLGIMLAVAVTIDIRWLKNRHKVLNEVYVAPVYLKMGETQSAVPGSGTPYALDNRLSAADHIGLGELEGPEDVILDRDDHLYCGTRHGEIVRFFAPDYVKSEVFAHIGGFPLGLAFDKSGNLISCVGAMGLYSVSPEREVKRLSAETSRSWTSIVDDARLGDPNDCDIAPDGRIYFTDSTKRYDAHDWALDSIENRATGRLLVYDPKDGSTKTLLDGYRYTNGVCMAHDGKSLFFAESWACRVHRYWLEGSKAGTAECVIRDMPGYPDNINRASDGNYWMAWLGMRTPSFDLSLRHPDMRKRMTRRLPQDEWLFPNINTGGVVKFTEKGGIVEAMGDLSGGAHPMVTSMREHKGYLFVGGILNNRIGRYKIASANPTWTSPASYWGAKS
- a CDS encoding metallophosphoesterase, which codes for MPLAWGRGSHGGAGMKIVQITDTHFSPTKPHFNGNWEPLAAWIAQSGADLVIHTGDLSVDGADKDDDIAFCMDLMREISAPMQLVPGNHDVGHLPGSLQPVNAGRLERWRRLVGPDYWMEDTGNWRLIGLDSLLMGFDDAEDEAQFEWLRSVLESRGGRRVALFAHKPLFIDEPGEGDTGYWSVRPAQRRRLYDLIAAHDVALFASGHLHRAWQGHYENTSLVWGPSAAFVVGDMERDMPGERLLGAVIHRFGDTVASEIVAIPGMTTYVLDDVVADVYPHEAHKVRKRVAS
- a CDS encoding ABC transporter — its product is MEPIVRLENVTKNYRGVPAVKNVSFDLRKGEIHALLGENGAGKSTLTKIIAGVVDATSGKMFHKGREIAYASPHAALEAGIAMVFQETSLVPSMTVAQNLYLGTEKFLNRLRGTYISAQQFLQSLNFPVDPNAMVATLGAAKRQMVEIARAVHHNAEIIIFDEPTATLTPEEKRHFFALIRRLKAGGVSIVFISHALEEALAIADRITILRDGELVITDDTSAFDRDKIVAAMVGRTLSGQIYRQRDEARLRKAGKKVLSVQDISMSNVVRNNSFSIFEGQITGVFGLIGSGRTETFKIVSGIYKRDFLRGGAIELDDRPVRYLVPSEAVADGIVYVTEDRKSEGIFETMGIAENLFGGLLAAGREKAWVINAQEMRTLSAEWTKTLNIKAINDNARVVELSGGNQQKVVIGKGLVQRPRIVIFDEPTRGVDVGAIAEIHQIINRLADEGLAAVVISSYLPEIMNLSDRILVCRQGRIVEEFSPAEATEEKIMYAAVH
- a CDS encoding amino acid efflux protein; translated protein: MHITTVLAFVAVTFVAVATPGPDVILALVNGSRFGMRRAFAGMVGVLISDLILIVAVAAGLGVLLAASEFWFSVLKYVGAAYLAWLGIKMLRSRETLASMAQRTQSDPERSALAIGLRSMVVAITNPKAYLFFSALLPQFVDPAQPQLQQFAVLTLAFSVTELAIMIGYALVGARGVRLIRSRYAHWLERVCGGALLASAFSLALARRGSN